A genomic region of Tamandua tetradactyla isolate mTamTet1 chromosome 2, mTamTet1.pri, whole genome shotgun sequence contains the following coding sequences:
- the CYLC2 gene encoding cylicin-2, translating to MLTDRKVNLGTYDNYVPVSELSKKSWNQQYFALAFPKPPRPGTKRRSKPSQLRENSVPRYDEEKLKAAQKRPLWMYRSLMNISERPSVYLAARRQPPGKPVHPSKGDSKEADVQKRLSKEMVRKRSEDKKADKKVISDSESEPTVLKKDSKKEKKESKKGKEPDKGTAGEKGAAKIDAKKGKKESKKGKSADTESESDKGGITKDAKKSKKDSKGKATDTESESDKGGAKKDAGKGKKESKKAKATDTESESDKGGAKKDAGKGKKESKKAKATDTESESDKGGAKKDAGKGKKESKKAKATDTESESDKGGTKKGKDAKKGGKDAKKPSEKDTEAKAETKKDSKKDSKKKGSKKDAKKPSETDSESKDEAKEGAKKDAKKKGSKKDKKDEKKPEESDSESKDAKKDAKKDAKKDAKKDDKKDAKKDDKKDKKDAKKDAKKDAKKDDKKDTDSESADSKGGKKKDKKGSKKGK from the exons ATGCTCACAGA cCGAAAAGTAAACCTTGGAACATATGATAATTACGTTCCAG tcAGTGAATTAAGCAAAAAGTCATGGAATCAGCAATACTTTGCATTGGCATTTCCCAAACCACCCCGACCAGGAACAAAAAGGCGATCAAAACCTTCCCAATTACGAGAAAATTCAGTTCCT AGATAcgatgaagaaaaattaaaggctGCTCAGAAAAGACCGTTGTGGATGTACCGTTCCTTAATGAACATTTCAGAGAGACCTTCTGTTTATTTAGCTGCCAGGAGGCAGCCCCCAGGCAAACCAGTGCACCCCTCCAAGGGGGATTCTAAAGAAGCAGATGTACAGAAGCGTCTATCTAAAGAAATGGTCAGGAAACGTTCAGAAGATAAGAAAGCAGACAAGAAGGTCATATCAGATTCAGAATCAGAACCCACAGTTTTAAAAAAggattccaaaaaagaaaagaaagaatcaaaaaaaGGCAAGGAGCCTGACAAAGGCACTGCTGGTGAAAAGGGTGCTGCCAAAATCGAtgccaaaaaaggaaagaaagaatcaaagaaggGGAAGAGTGCCGATACAGAGAGTGAAAGTGATAAAGGAGGCATAACAAAAGATgccaagaaaagtaaaaaagattcAAAGGGGAAGGCTACAGATACAGAGAGTGAAAGTGACAAAGGAGGTGCAAAGAAAGATGCTGGAAAAGGTaagaaagagtcaaagaaggCCAAGGCTACAGATACAGAGAGTGAGAGTGACAAAGGAGGTGCAAAGAAAGATGCTGGAAAAGGTaagaaagagtcaaagaaggCCAAGGCTACAGATACAGAGAGTGAGAGTGACAAAGGAGGTGCAAAGAAAGATGCTGGAAAAGGTaagaaagagtcaaagaaggCCAAGGCTACAGATACAGAGAGTGAGAGTGACAAAGGAGGTACAAAGAAGGGTAAGGATGCAAAGAAGGGTGGAAAAGATGCAAAGAAGCCCAGTGAGAAAGACACTGAAGCAAAGGCTGAAACCAAGAAAGATTCCAAAAAAGATTCCAAGAAGAAGGGGAGTAAAAAGGATGCAAAGAAGCCCAGTGAGACAGACAGTGAGTCAAAGGATGAAGCCAAGGAAGGTGCCAAGAAAGACGCCAAGAAGAAGGGCAGTAAAAAGGataagaaagatgaaaagaagcCTGAGGAGTCAGACAGTGAGTCAAAGGATGCCAAGAAAGATGCCAAGAAAGATGCCAAGAAAGATGCCAAGAAAGATGATAAGAAAGATGCCAAGAAAGATGATAAGAAAGATAAGAAAGATGCCAAGAAAGATGCCAAGAAAGATGCCAAGAAAGATGATAAGAAAGATACTGATTCAGAATCTGCTGATTCAAAGGgtggaaagaagaaagataagAAGGGTTCAAAGAAGGGCAAATAG